One segment of Phaeacidiphilus oryzae TH49 DNA contains the following:
- a CDS encoding class F sortase, with protein MSGSGGPEKGRRDRRTALLVAAAGAVLIWMAGHGGLQIAPQPPASAGRPQSVDGRGPLPASAPERVRIPAIGVDAPTTVLGLASDGQLAVPAYREADRIGWYRYSPVPGTSGTAVLVGHVDTPTGRAVLYHLGQLRPGDRILIDRRDGSTAGFTVTQVSAYPDSALPAGRIYSVQGPPELTLITCGDGYDSAARRYLGNVVAYARLTS; from the coding sequence GTGAGCGGGAGCGGGGGCCCGGAGAAGGGGCGGCGGGACCGGCGGACGGCGCTGCTCGTCGCGGCGGCCGGGGCGGTGCTGATCTGGATGGCCGGGCACGGGGGGCTGCAGATCGCCCCCCAGCCGCCCGCCTCGGCGGGGCGGCCGCAGTCCGTCGACGGGCGGGGACCGCTGCCCGCCTCGGCGCCCGAGCGGGTCCGGATTCCGGCCATCGGCGTGGACGCGCCCACCACCGTCCTCGGCCTGGCCTCCGACGGGCAGCTGGCCGTACCCGCGTACCGGGAGGCGGACCGGATCGGCTGGTACCGGTACTCCCCCGTGCCCGGCACCTCCGGGACCGCCGTCCTGGTCGGCCATGTGGACACCCCGACCGGCCGGGCGGTCCTCTACCACCTGGGGCAGCTGCGGCCCGGGGACCGGATCCTGATCGACCGCAGGGACGGCAGCACGGCCGGCTTCACGGTCACCCAGGTGTCCGCGTACCCGGACAGCGCGCTGCCCGCCGGCCGGATCTACTCCGTCCAGGGCCCTCCCGAGCTGACCCTGATCACCTGCGGCGACGGCTACGACTCCGCCGCCCGCCGCTATCTGGGCAACGTGGTCGCCTACGCCCGGCTCACCTCCTGA
- a CDS encoding LLM class F420-dependent oxidoreductase, producing the protein MVRIGYTMMTEQAGPRQLVDDVVRAEQAGFDFSVASDHYSPWLASQGHAPFVWSVLGAAAQATSRIPLMTYVTCPIRRYHPAVVAQQAATVQLLSEGRFRLGLGAGENLNEHVVGGGWPPVDVRHEMLDEAVQIIRELFAGGYVNFEGKHYQVNSAKLWDLPAEPPPIGIAVSGEQSCRLAGRLADLLIAVEPEQRLLDLFDRHGGSGKPRVGQLPVSYDPDRDTAIARAHDQFRWFGTGWKVNAELPGPAAFDAATQFVTKEDVAQGIPCGDDVDRFVEAVRAYTEAGFDEVALVQVGGDAQQPFFGWAEEKLLPALRSL; encoded by the coding sequence ATGGTGCGAATCGGATACACGATGATGACCGAGCAGGCCGGCCCCCGGCAGCTGGTGGACGACGTAGTCCGGGCCGAGCAGGCCGGCTTCGACTTCTCCGTCGCCTCCGACCACTACTCGCCGTGGCTGGCCAGTCAGGGCCACGCGCCCTTCGTCTGGAGCGTCCTCGGCGCGGCCGCGCAGGCGACCTCCCGCATTCCCCTGATGACGTACGTGACCTGCCCCATCCGCCGCTACCACCCGGCGGTGGTGGCCCAGCAGGCGGCGACCGTCCAGCTGCTCTCCGAGGGGCGCTTCCGGCTCGGCCTGGGGGCCGGGGAGAACCTCAACGAGCATGTGGTGGGCGGCGGTTGGCCCCCGGTCGACGTCCGCCACGAGATGCTGGACGAGGCCGTGCAGATCATCCGCGAGCTCTTCGCGGGCGGCTACGTGAACTTCGAGGGCAAGCACTACCAGGTGAACTCGGCCAAGCTGTGGGACCTGCCGGCCGAGCCGCCGCCGATCGGCATCGCGGTCTCCGGCGAGCAGTCCTGCCGGCTCGCCGGCCGGCTCGCGGACCTGCTGATCGCCGTCGAGCCGGAGCAGCGGCTGCTGGACCTCTTCGACCGGCACGGCGGCAGCGGCAAGCCCCGCGTCGGCCAGCTGCCGGTGAGCTACGACCCGGACCGGGACACCGCGATCGCCCGCGCCCACGACCAGTTCCGCTGGTTCGGCACCGGCTGGAAGGTGAACGCCGAGCTCCCGGGCCCGGCCGCGTTCGACGCCGCCACCCAGTTCGTGACCAAGGAGGACGTGGCCCAGGGCATCCCCTGCGGTGACGACGTGGACCGCTTCGTGGAGGCGGTCCGCGCCTACACCGAGGCCGGCTTCGACGAGGTCGCCCTGGTCCAGGTCGGTGGGGACGCCCAGCAGCCGTTCTTCGGCTGGGCGGAGGAGAAGCTGCTCCCCGCGCTCAGGTCGCTGTAG
- a CDS encoding DNA polymerase III subunit beta family protein, translating to MERTTHTESPDQGPDPGAGAGPSPAPGPAPSLLGIGETARSSGLTVSALRFYDGAGVLVPAEVDRHTGYRWYAPAQLAEARLLARLRRVGMPLADIRRVLAARAAGPGEARAEAHALLDAHLTRLEDGLAAARRELSAVRSQLDLEDTPMAPTDRPGTVLTLPAARLAAALDAVRFAVGTDPELPMLSAVLIDLDADGLLRTAATDRYRLAVGRAGGGRIHGPAVSALLPAPFADTVRALLGPTAGEKAREEAADEPREEAELRISPDRVTVTVGPRSASGQPLDLDFPDYRRLLRHEPRHRVPVTTADLAAALTPDLPDLPEVCVLVLDGTGALTVAGSPGDARVADAELAIGVNREYLLQALAAAGREQLTLELGGPVAPLALRAAEGAAEGTPGDAAGDAAEPLSLLMPVSLD from the coding sequence GTGGAGAGAACGACGCATACCGAGTCCCCCGACCAGGGCCCTGACCCGGGCGCGGGCGCGGGCCCGAGCCCCGCTCCGGGCCCGGCCCCGTCCCTGCTCGGCATCGGTGAGACGGCCCGCTCCAGCGGCCTGACCGTCAGCGCCCTGCGCTTCTACGACGGCGCGGGCGTCCTGGTCCCCGCCGAGGTGGACCGGCACACCGGCTACCGCTGGTACGCGCCGGCCCAGCTGGCCGAGGCCCGGTTGCTCGCCCGGCTGCGCCGGGTCGGGATGCCGCTCGCCGACATCCGCCGCGTCCTGGCCGCCCGCGCGGCCGGGCCCGGCGAGGCCAGGGCCGAGGCGCACGCCCTGCTCGACGCCCATTTGACCCGGCTCGAGGACGGCCTGGCCGCCGCCCGGCGGGAGCTCTCCGCGGTCCGCTCCCAACTCGACCTGGAGGACACCCCCATGGCCCCGACCGACCGCCCCGGTACGGTACTCACCCTGCCCGCCGCCCGACTGGCCGCCGCCTTGGACGCGGTCCGCTTCGCCGTCGGCACCGACCCCGAGCTGCCGATGCTCTCCGCCGTCCTGATCGACCTGGACGCGGACGGCCTGCTGCGCACCGCCGCCACCGACCGCTACCGGCTCGCCGTCGGCCGCGCCGGGGGAGGCAGGATCCACGGCCCGGCCGTCTCCGCCCTGCTGCCCGCCCCCTTCGCGGACACCGTCCGAGCCCTCCTCGGGCCGACGGCGGGGGAGAAGGCCCGGGAGGAGGCCGCGGACGAGCCCCGGGAGGAGGCCGAGCTCCGGATCTCCCCGGACCGGGTGACGGTCACCGTCGGCCCGCGCTCCGCCTCCGGTCAGCCGCTCGACCTGGACTTCCCCGACTACCGGCGGCTGCTGCGGCACGAACCCCGGCACCGGGTCCCGGTGACCACCGCCGACCTGGCCGCGGCCCTCACCCCCGACCTCCCCGACCTCCCCGAGGTCTGCGTCCTGGTCCTGGACGGCACCGGCGCCCTCACCGTCGCCGGTTCCCCCGGCGACGCCCGGGTCGCCGATGCGGAGCTCGCGATCGGCGTCAACCGCGAGTACCTGCTGCAGGCCCTCGCCGCCGCCGGCCGCGAGCAGCTGACCCTCGAACTCGGCGGTCCGGTCGCCCCCCTGGCCCTCCGCGCCGCCGAGGGCGCCGCCGAGGGCACCCCCGGTGACGCCGCCGGTGACGCCGCCGAGCCGCTCTCCCTGTTGATGCCGGTCAGCCTCGACTGA
- a CDS encoding LPFR motif small protein, whose amino-acid sequence MFTAIADILRSIGHAVAVVVTLPFRLVARLFGGASDTAHGRM is encoded by the coding sequence GTGTTCACTGCCATCGCAGACATTCTCCGCAGTATCGGCCATGCCGTGGCCGTCGTCGTCACCCTGCCGTTCCGGCTGGTCGCCCGGCTCTTCGGCGGGGCCTCGGACACCGCCCACGGGCGGATGTAG